A part of Notolabrus celidotus isolate fNotCel1 chromosome 21, fNotCel1.pri, whole genome shotgun sequence genomic DNA contains:
- the optn gene encoding optineurin, whose product MASGGPMMNGDISRSPSQSGTLEETLQQMNILIQENRDLKEALRQTNLTMKERFEGLSAWREKQREERDFLENRLEEARGRMDALTLQNQDLNKRLGEEGSTGGGLVAVSSNQSGELEALRAHVARLQAEKNDLVAMNSELQLKADQNSNDDSFIEVIKVTDGDVDSMNDGCGTEHSRRLDLSMTASRFDNEEQTVSQLLQSLRNETQRAEKLQAELQTSTARIEVLMEQKSNVEDSTQTTQAEIKEDSGKEEAASEVENLKAQMITLFKELQQAQSKLDEAEGMKKNLQDRCREVEQDVVTLKAQLVEKQAVQSENNRLKLQLDSMQAENQMEQRKAGEERNNLAQLKDAYTKLFEDYNELKEDKKKRESQLVQKEVVEQLQVQLSAAEEALAAKQTHIDEMKQEIFQKEKELETISVFQAQAEVYSSDFYAERAAREKLHEERERLAAQLEYVKKQNAHLHDEMESLGRRSLNEMQMRHVGGNAHGAGPSLVGRGTDWQHQGNIPEHACPKCNEILPDLDSLQIHIMDCIN is encoded by the exons ATGGCGTCTGGAGGCCCCATGATGAACGGCGACATCTCTCGCTCCCCCAGTCAGTCCGGCACCCTGGAGGAAACCCTGCAGCAGATGAATATCCTCATCCAGGAAAACAGGGACCTGAAAG aggcCTTGCGTCAGACCAACTTGACGATGAAGGAGCGATTTGAGGGTCTGTCTGCATGGCGAGAAAAGCAGCGCGAGGAGCGGGACTTCCTGGAGAACCGTCTGGAGGAGGCTCGTGGTCGAATGGACGCGCTGACTCTCCAAAACCAGGACCTGAACAAGAGGCTGGGGGAGGAGGGGTCAACCGGGGGAGGCTTAGTG GCAGTGTCATCCAATCAGAGTGGAGAGCTGGAGGCCCTGCGTGCACATGTTGCACGcctgcaggcagagaagaatGACCTGGTGGCCATGaactctgagctgcagctgaagGCCGACCAGAACTCGAATGATGACTCCTTCATTGAGGTCATCAAAGTCACA GATGGAGATGTGGATAGCATGAATGATGGATGTGGAACAGAGCACAGCAGACGTCTGGACCTGAGCATGACGGCGTCTCGGTTTGACAATGAAGAGCAGACCGTCAGCCAGCTCCTCCAGTCCCTGAGGAACGAGACGCAGCGAGCTGAGAAGCTGCAGGCCGAGCTACAGACCTCTACTGCAAG AATTGAAGTGCTGATGGAGCAGAAGAGCAACGTCGAGGACTCAACACAAACCACTCAAGCAGAGATCAAGGAGGATTCTGGGAAAGAGGAG GCAGCGTCTGAGGTGGAGAATCTAAAGGCTCAGATGATTACTCTGTTCAAAGAGCTGCAGCAGGCTCAGAGCAAGCTGGATGAAGCTGAAGGCATGAAGAAGAACCTGCAGGACAG ATGTCGGGAAGTGGAGCAGGACGTGGTCACTCTGAAGGCCCAGCTGGTGGAGAAACAGGCCGTTCAGTCAGAGAACAACCGGCTGAAGCTGCAGCTAGACAGCATGCAGGCAGAGAACCAGATGGAGCAGAGGAAGGCTGGGGAGGAGAG GAACAACCTGGCCCAGCTGAAGGATGCCTACACCAAACTGTTTGAAGACTACAATGAGCTCAAAGAGgacaagaagaaaagagag TCTCAGCTGGTGCAGAAGGAGGTGGTGGAGCAGCTACAGGTGCAGCTGAGTGCTGCAGAAGAAGCTCTTGCTGCAAAACAGACCCACATTGATGAGATGAAGCAGGAGATCTTCCAGAAGGAGAAGGAGCTGGAGACCATATCTGTCTTCCAGGCTCAG GCAGAGGTCTACTCCTCAGACTTCTATGCAGAGCGAGCTGCAAGGGAGAAACTCCATGAAGAGAGGGAGCGACTGGCTGCTCAGCTGGAGTATGTGAAGAAGCAGAACGCCCATCTGCATGACGAGATGGAGTCACTTGGCCG GCGGTCGCTGAACGAGATGCAGATGAGACATGTGGGTGGAAATGCACATGGAGCTGGCCCAAGTCTGGTTGGAAGAG GTACTGACTGGCAGCATCAGGGGAACATTCCAGAACACGCCTGCCCCAAGTGCAATGAAATCCTGCCAGACCTGGACTCCCTGCAAATTCACATCATGGACTGTATCAACTAG